One genomic window of Medicago truncatula cultivar Jemalong A17 chromosome 1, MtrunA17r5.0-ANR, whole genome shotgun sequence includes the following:
- the LOC112418441 gene encoding uncharacterized protein codes for MINFAQIPAWYWHSIGVSKYCINNRGPFLPNLWVLWGNELIATVIFVSDQCIALEISCYQSSVYIPAIYASTYYVKRRQLWADLTHLQGCFHGPWLYMGDFNAILGAHEKRGRRPPPPLSCEDFLNWTNANILNHLPTLGTFYTWTNGRFGDENVALRLDRAVCNEKWINFWRSSNCAALVRHQSDHHPILLSLIYSTVKHASPFKFFKAWISHDGCRQLVSDTWSKGVRGQGMDLEAQLLLTKALNVQEELWKEKARHHQFLSGDRNTAYFHKVSKIRAATKSISLLQDGDNVITDPTAIELHILSYFQEIFSMDNNCAQNTMVDETIPSLVSEDDNNMLLCTPSHDEIREAVFALNVDGAPGPDGFGGHFFQTFWDIVGLDVVHCVHEFFLGGVLPPNINSNMIVLIPKIPGPRTMGDYRPIALANFKFKIVTKILADRLARITSRIISIEQRGFVRDHNISECIIIASEAINLLEKRQYGGNISLKVDISKAFDTLDWNFLIMVLHNFGFSPIFINWILAILQSARLSILVNCKAVGLKSNIRELLSIFYRYSEVSGQIINNAKSRFFTGAMTGSRTHMIATMLGFSLGAVPFQYLGCPIFQGKPKVTHFRIITDRIKSKLATWKGRILSIMGRVQLVKSVIHGMIVYSFHVYLWPRRLLRLLDSWIKNFIWSGDVLMKKVCTVSWKVMCRPWDEGGLDIKPTRLINEALILKLSWDLIAQETQWSNLFKRRFFSNGQPSMRYFKSSVWSGIKIHIGTVMSNSLWIVGNGNNIHFWTDNWLGVPLVDLMNIDVDFHGHMKGMVSEVIVNGTWNIPAVISDFRDIKERLDDVVIPRT; via the exons ATGATTAATTTTGCTCAAATTCCTGCTTGGTATTGGCATTCCATAGGCGTATCTAAATATTGCATTAATAATAGAGGTCCTTTTCTTCCGAATTTATGGGTTCTTTGGGGCAATGAATTAATTGCAACTGTGATTTTTGTGTCTGATCAATGCATTGCTTTGGAGATTTCTTGTTATCAGTCTTCTGTTTATATTCCTGCCATTTATGCTAGTACATACTATGTGAAGCGTCGACAGCTTTGGGCTGATCTCACTCATTTGCAAGGATGTTTTCACGGGCCGTGGCTTTATATGGGAGATTTTAATGCTATTTTAGGAGCTCATGAGAAAAGGGGCAGGCGCCCTCCTCCTCCATTATCTTGTGAAGACTTTTTAAACTGGACAAATGCTAATATTCTTAATCACTTGCCAACTCTGGGTACTTTTTACACATGGACTAATGGTAGGTTTGGtgatgaaaatgttgctcttcgacTTGACAGGGCGGTTTGTAATGAAAAATGGATCAATTTTTGGCGTAGTTCTAATTGTGCAGCTTTAGTCCGTCATCAATCTGATCATCATCCTATTTTGCTTTCTCTTATTTATTCCACTGTGAAGCATGCATCtccatttaaatttttcaaagcATGGATCTCTCATGACGGTTGTAGGCAGTTGGTGTCTGACACTTGGTCGAAGGGTGTTCGCGGTCAGGGAATG GATTTAGAGGCACAATTGTTATTGACAAAAGCTCTAAATGTTCAGGAAGAATTATGGAAAGAAAAAGCGAGACACCATCAGTTTCTTAGTGGTGACCGCAACACTGCCTATTTCCATAAGGTCTCCAAAATCCGAGCAGCGACAAAATCTATTTCTCTTTTACAGGATGGTGATAATGTCATAACTGATCCCACTGCTATAGAGTTGCAtattctttcttattttcagGAAATCTTTAGCATGGATAACAATTGTGCTCAGAATACTATGGTGGATGAAACCATTCCTTCCCTAGTGTCCGAAGATGATAATAATATGTTGTTGTGCACTCCTTCTCATGATGAAATTAGGGAGGCGGTTTTTGCACTTAATGTTGATGGTGCACCGGGTCCGGATGGTTTTGGAGGACATTTCTTTCAAACTTTTTGGGACATTGTTGGTCTTGATGTGGTTCATTGTGTTCATGAATTTTTCCTAGGTGGTGTGCTGCCCCCTAACATTAATTCTAATATGATTGTGTTGATTCCAAAAATTCCAGGTCCTAGGACTATGGGTGATTACAGACCTATCGCATTGGCAAACtttaagtttaaaattgttACTAAAATTCTGGCAGATAGACTTGCAAGAATCACTTCTCGGATTATTTCTATTGAGCAACGGGGTTTCGTCCGTGACCATAACATTTCTGAGTGCATTATTATTGCATCTGAGGCAATCAATTTGCTAGAAAAAAGACAGTATGGGGGGAATATCTCTCTCAAGGTCGACATCTCCAAGGCTTTTGACACTTTAGATTGGAATTTTTTGATCATGGTGCTGCATAATTTCGGTTTCTCCCCTATTTTCATTAATTGGATTCTTGCTATTTTACAATCTGCACGCTTGTCTATTTTGGTGAATTGCAAGGCGGttg GGTTGAAGAGCAATATTCGGGAGCTTCTTAGTATTTTTTATAGATACTCCGAGGTATCGggacaaataataaataatgcaaAAAGTCGTTTCTTCACAGGAGCTATGACTGGTTCTCGGACACACATGATTGCTACTATGTTGGGTTTCTCTTTGGGAGCAGTTCCTTTTCAATACCTTGGTTGTCCCATCTTTCAAGGTAAACCAAAGGTAACTCACTTTCGCATAATTACGGATAGAATAAAAAGCAAATTAGCTACTTGGAAGGGACGCATTCTTTCGATTATGGGCAGGGTGCAGCTTGTAAAATCTGTAATTCATGGCATGATTGTCTACTCTTTCCATGTATATCTATGGCCTAGAAGGCTGCTCCGGCTTCTTGATTCATGGATCAAAAATTTTATTTGGAGTGGAGATGTTCTAATGAAAAAAGTTTGCACGGTTTCGTGGAAAGTCATGTGTCGGCCGTGGGATGAAGGTGGGTTAGACATCAAACCTACGCGCTTGATTAACGAGGCTTTAATTCTGAAATTATCTTGGGATTTAATTGCACAGGAAACACAGTGGTCTAATTTATTCAAGAGGCGATTTTTCTCAAACGGTCAGCCCTCCATGCGTTATTTTAAATCCTCGGTTTGGTCGGGTATTAAAATACATATTGGCACGGTTATGAGCAATTCATTGTGGATTGTGGGAAATGGAAACAATATTCATTTCTGGACTGATAATTGGTTAGGTGTTCCTCTTGTGGAtttgatgaatattgatgttgATTTTCACGGACATATGAAAGGTATGGTGTCGGAAGTTATCGTTAATGGAACCTGGAACATACCGGCAGTAATTTCAGATTTTAGGGACATTAAAGAGCGCCTAGATGATGTCGTCATACCTCGTACATAG
- the LOC112418440 gene encoding uncharacterized protein, whose translation MPTDENLRTRGCIVVSVCSLCLKTDESSEHLFLHCSFASWLWAWIGGKLNCVIDSSSVRTLLECRPARCSSQVSDIFLAAILHTIHTIWWARNALRFSDLSPTIHAAKIRIHSFIALSGNISKGKCLLSDFAFLDSFAVSPNCRSVKDIILVLWKAPSSPWLKVNTDGSVIGGHAACGGLFRDSLGTFRGAFYCNIGILTVFYAEVLGIIYAAQKGWRNIWFESDSTSALLIFSKSSLVPILLRNRWHNAQVLEIQVISSHIFREGNSCADKLASMGHDIADVVWLDTLPTSVSLDFFRDRCGLPNYRFP comes from the coding sequence ATGCCAACAGATGAAAATCTTCGGACACGTGGCTGCATTGTTGTATCTGTTTGCAGTTTATGCTTGAAAACAGATGAATCCTCTGAGCATCTGTTTCTTCATTGTAGCTTTGCCTCTTGGCTTTGGGCATGGATTGGGGGAAAACTCAATTGTGTCATTGACTCCTCTTCTGTAAGAACTCTCCTTGAGTGTAGGCCAGCTAGGTGTTCCTCCCAAGTGTCGGATATCTTCCTTGCGGCAATTTTACACACTATTCATACAATTTGGTGGGCTAGGAACGCATTGAGATTTTCGGATTTGAGTCCAACTATTCATGCAGCCAAAATCCGTATTCATTCCTTTATTGCTTTGTCTGGTAATATTTCAAAGGGTAAGTGCTTGCTGTCAGACTTCGCTTTCCTGGATTCATTTGCGGTTTCCCCTAATTGTCGTAGTGTGAAGGACATTATTTTGGTGTTATGGAAAGCTCCTTCCTCGCCTTGGCTGAAGGTAAATACGGATGGTTCTGTTATTGGTGGGCATGCGGCCTGTGGAGGGTTGTTTCGTGATAGCTTAGGCACCTTTCGCGGTGCTTTTTATTGTAACATTGGTATACTGACTGTTTTTTATGCAGAGGTTTTAGGCATCATTTATGCAGCTCAAAAAGGATGGAGAAATATTTGGTTTGAGAGTGACTCCACTAGTGCTCTTCTAATTTTTTCTAAGTCGTCACTAGTTCCTATTTTGTTACGTAATCGTTGGCATAATGCTCAGGTTCTTGAAATTCAGGTAATCTCCTCTCATATTTTTCGTGAAGGAAACAGTTGCGCAGACAAGCTAGCATCTATGGGGCATGACATAGCTGATGTTGTTTGGTTGGACACTCTTCCTACGAGTGTCAGTCTTGATTTCTTTAGAGATAGATGTGGTCTCCCGAACTACAGATTTCCTTga